A window from Pseudomonas campi encodes these proteins:
- a CDS encoding carboxyl transferase domain-containing protein, whose protein sequence is MAILHTQINTRSPEFAANSAAMREQVDALRTLLAQVHEGGGAKAQERHTSRGKLLPRERINRLLDIGSPFLEISQLAAHGVYGEDVPAAGVVAGIGRVEGVECMIVANDATVKGGSYYPLTVKKHLRAQTIAQQNRLPCIYLVDSGGANLPRQDEVFPDREHFGRIFFNQANMSAMGIPQIAVVMGSCTAGGAYVPAMSDETIMVRNQATIFLAGPPLVKAATGEVVTAEELGGADVHCKTSGVADHYAEDDEHALAIARRSIANLNWRKQGVLNSRAPIQPKHASDELYGVIPADAKQPFDVREVIARIVDGSEFDEFKALFGTTLVCGFAHLHGYPIAILANNGILFAEAAQKGAHFIELACQRGIPLLFLQNITGFMVGKKYEEGGIAKHGAKLVTAVACAKVPKFTVIIGGSFGAGNYGMCGRAYDPRFLWMWPNARIGVMGAEQAAGVLVQVKREQSERAGHPFSAEEEARIKQPILAQYEQQGHPYYSSARLWDDGVIDPAQTRDVLGLALSAALNAPIETTQFGVFRM, encoded by the coding sequence ATGGCCATCCTGCACACCCAGATCAACACCCGCTCGCCTGAGTTCGCCGCCAACAGCGCGGCCATGCGCGAACAGGTCGACGCCCTCCGCACCCTGCTCGCCCAGGTCCACGAAGGCGGCGGCGCCAAGGCCCAGGAGCGCCACACCTCGCGCGGCAAGCTGCTGCCGCGCGAACGCATCAACCGCCTGCTGGACATCGGCTCGCCGTTCCTCGAAATCAGCCAGCTGGCCGCCCACGGCGTGTACGGTGAAGACGTGCCGGCCGCCGGCGTGGTTGCCGGTATCGGCCGGGTCGAGGGCGTCGAGTGCATGATCGTGGCCAATGACGCCACGGTAAAAGGCGGCAGCTACTACCCGCTGACCGTGAAAAAGCACCTGCGCGCCCAGACCATCGCCCAGCAGAACCGTCTGCCATGCATCTACCTGGTGGATTCCGGCGGCGCCAACCTGCCGCGCCAGGACGAGGTGTTCCCCGACCGCGAGCACTTCGGCCGCATCTTCTTCAACCAGGCCAACATGAGCGCGATGGGGATTCCCCAGATCGCCGTGGTGATGGGCTCCTGCACCGCCGGCGGCGCCTATGTGCCGGCGATGAGCGACGAGACCATCATGGTGCGCAACCAGGCCACCATCTTCCTCGCCGGCCCACCACTGGTGAAGGCCGCCACCGGCGAAGTGGTCACGGCCGAGGAGCTCGGCGGCGCCGATGTGCACTGCAAGACCAGCGGCGTGGCCGATCATTACGCCGAGGACGACGAACACGCGCTGGCCATCGCCCGGCGCAGCATCGCCAACCTCAACTGGCGCAAGCAGGGCGTGCTCAACAGCCGCGCACCGATCCAACCGAAACATGCCAGCGATGAGCTGTATGGAGTGATCCCGGCCGATGCTAAGCAACCCTTCGATGTGCGCGAAGTGATTGCACGGATCGTCGATGGCAGCGAGTTCGATGAGTTCAAGGCGCTGTTCGGTACCACCCTGGTCTGCGGCTTCGCCCACCTGCACGGCTACCCCATCGCCATCCTGGCCAACAACGGCATTCTGTTCGCCGAGGCCGCGCAGAAAGGCGCGCACTTCATCGAGCTGGCCTGCCAGCGCGGCATCCCGCTGCTGTTTTTGCAGAACATCACCGGCTTCATGGTCGGCAAGAAGTACGAGGAAGGCGGCATTGCCAAGCATGGCGCCAAGCTGGTCACCGCGGTGGCCTGCGCCAAGGTGCCGAAGTTCACCGTGATCATCGGCGGCAGCTTCGGTGCCGGTAACTACGGCATGTGCGGCCGTGCCTACGACCCACGCTTCCTGTGGATGTGGCCCAACGCGCGGATCGGCGTGATGGGCGCCGAACAGGCCGCGGGCGTGCTGGTGCAGGTCAAGCGCGAGCAAAGCGAACGTGCCGGCCACCCGTTCAGCGCCGAGGAAGAGGCACGCATCAAGCAGCCGATCCTCGCCCAGTACGAACAGCAGGGTCACCCCTACTACTCCAGCGCCCGGCTGTGGGACGACGGCGTGATCGACCCGGCGCAGACCCGCGATGTGCTCGGCCTGGCCTTGTCCGCCGCGCTCAACGCGCCGATCGAGACGACCCAGTTCGGCGTGTTCCGGATGTAA